One segment of Desulfonauticus submarinus DNA contains the following:
- a CDS encoding AMP-binding protein: MWDKPLREITLGQLLDEAVSNYPDNDFVVYVDRDFRLTYKEFSDLVDQVAKGLMALGVKKGEKVAVWATNVPYWVVLQFATAKIGAVLLTVNTYYKRDELAYLLKQSEAENIFLIDGFRDTDYVQTIYDLVPELKTQQRGFLSSREFPNLKRVFFLGQEKHRGMYTLPELMAMGKLISEAEYLARQKSLSPHDVVNMQYTSGTTGFPKGVMLTHYNIVNNGYWIGENQKLGPNDRICLPVPLFHCFGCVLGVLAACSHASALVILESFNPYLVMASIEAEKCTALYGVPTMFIAVLEHKSFSKFDFSSLRTGIMAGSPCPIKVMRQVMDKMYMKEITICYGLTEASPVMTQTRVNDPIEKRVETVGKPLPEIEVRLVDPDTGKPVPPGVQGEVCCRGYNVMKGYYNMPEATKEAIDNDGWLHSGDLGVMDEDGYLSITGRLKDMIIRGGENIYPREIEEFLYNMEGIQDVQVVGVPSKKYGEEVGAFIILKEGYDLTPEDVKDFCRGRIARYKIPKYIAFVKEYPMTASGKIQKYKLREMSAQLFPDA, from the coding sequence ATGTGGGATAAACCTTTAAGAGAAATAACCCTCGGCCAATTGTTGGATGAGGCTGTTTCTAATTATCCAGACAATGACTTTGTGGTTTATGTGGATAGAGACTTTCGTTTAACATATAAAGAATTTTCTGATTTAGTGGATCAAGTGGCAAAAGGTCTTATGGCCTTGGGAGTAAAAAAAGGAGAAAAAGTAGCTGTATGGGCTACAAATGTGCCTTATTGGGTGGTGCTTCAATTTGCTACAGCTAAGATAGGAGCTGTTTTACTTACAGTAAATACTTATTATAAACGAGATGAGTTAGCTTATCTTTTAAAACAGTCTGAAGCAGAAAATATTTTTTTAATAGATGGGTTTAGAGATACTGATTATGTCCAAACTATTTATGATTTGGTTCCTGAACTAAAAACTCAACAAAGAGGATTTTTGAGTAGTAGAGAGTTTCCTAATCTAAAAAGAGTTTTTTTCTTAGGTCAAGAAAAGCATAGGGGTATGTATACTTTGCCAGAGTTAATGGCAATGGGAAAACTAATTAGTGAAGCTGAATATCTGGCTAGGCAAAAAAGCCTTTCTCCTCATGATGTAGTAAATATGCAATACACATCTGGTACCACAGGTTTTCCTAAAGGAGTCATGCTTACTCATTATAACATAGTAAATAATGGTTATTGGATAGGTGAGAATCAAAAACTTGGCCCGAATGACAGGATTTGTTTGCCTGTACCATTATTTCATTGTTTTGGATGTGTATTAGGTGTGTTAGCAGCCTGTTCGCATGCTTCTGCTTTGGTTATTTTAGAAAGTTTTAATCCTTACTTAGTAATGGCTTCTATTGAGGCAGAAAAATGTACTGCACTCTATGGTGTACCAACCATGTTTATTGCTGTTTTAGAACATAAAAGTTTCTCTAAATTTGATTTTAGTTCTCTTAGAACAGGTATTATGGCAGGTTCTCCTTGTCCTATAAAAGTGATGCGTCAAGTTATGGATAAAATGTATATGAAAGAAATTACTATTTGTTATGGTCTTACGGAAGCTTCTCCAGTTATGACCCAAACAAGAGTAAATGATCCTATTGAAAAAAGAGTAGAAACCGTGGGCAAACCTTTGCCTGAAATAGAAGTAAGATTAGTAGATCCAGATACAGGTAAACCTGTTCCTCCAGGCGTGCAAGGGGAAGTATGTTGTAGGGGATATAATGTAATGAAAGGATATTATAATATGCCTGAGGCTACTAAAGAAGCTATAGATAATGATGGATGGCTACATTCTGGTGACTTAGGAGTAATGGATGAAGATGGCTACTTGAGCATTACTGGCCGTTTAAAAGATATGATTATTAGAGGCGGAGAAAATATTTATCCTAGAGAAATAGAAGAATTTTTATATAATATGGAAGGTATTCAAGATGTTCAGGTAGTAGGCGTGCCTAGTAAAAAATATGGAGAAGAAGTGGGAGCCTTTATTATTTTAAAAGAAGGTTACGATCTTACTCCAGAAGATGTTAAGGATTTTTGTAGGGGACGGATTGCTAGGTATAAAATTCCTAAATATATTGCCTTTGTAAAAGAATACCCTATGACTGCAAGTGGTAAGATACAAAAATATAAGTTAAGAGAAATGTCAGCTCAACTTTTCCCAGATGCCTAG
- a CDS encoding helix-turn-helix domain-containing protein, with protein MGTEKVGARIKKFREMEEISLEELAERTGLEVNFLKAVEEDGVYPSLGPLLKIARALGTRLGTFLDDTISQDPLIIRLEEREEELSILKGKDKPAALRFYSLGKGKSDRHMEPFFIEVLPESAKEKKLSSHEGEEFIVVHSGEIELIYGQEVYTLKAGDSVYYNSIVPHYLSCKGETPAKIYAVLYFPEN; from the coding sequence ATGGGAACTGAAAAGGTTGGCGCCAGAATTAAAAAATTTAGGGAGATGGAAGAAATTTCCTTAGAAGAACTGGCTGAAAGAACAGGGTTAGAAGTAAATTTTTTAAAGGCTGTGGAAGAAGATGGAGTATATCCATCTTTAGGTCCTTTGCTAAAAATTGCTAGAGCTCTGGGAACCAGGCTAGGTACCTTTTTAGATGATACAATTAGTCAAGACCCTCTTATTATTCGTTTAGAGGAAAGAGAAGAAGAATTGAGTATTTTAAAAGGCAAAGACAAACCAGCAGCTTTGCGTTTTTATTCTCTTGGAAAGGGAAAGAGTGATAGGCATATGGAACCTTTTTTTATAGAAGTTTTACCTGAATCTGCAAAAGAAAAAAAGCTTTCTTCTCATGAAGGAGAAGAGTTTATCGTAGTTCATTCTGGAGAAATTGAATTGATTTATGGTCAAGAAGTTTATACTTTAAAAGCCGGAGATAGTGTTTATTATAATTCTATTGTTCCACACTATTTATCTTGTAAAGGAGAGACTCCTGCAAAGATCTACGCTGTACTCTATTTTCCAGAAAATTAA
- a CDS encoding amino acid ABC transporter ATP-binding protein has protein sequence MAYLELRNVNKWFGDFHVLKNINETIEKGEVLVICGPSGSGKSTLIRCINRLEEIDRGEILFEGKNIHDKSVDINNLRAEIGIVFQQFNLYPHLTVLKNITLAPIKVRKMPKDEAENIALELLERVGIKDQAHKYPAELSGGQQQRVAIARALAMKPKVMLFDEPTSALDPEMINEVLNVMKDLARDGMTMLCVTHEMGFAREVADRVIFMDGGEILERGTPEHFFTNPTHERTKAFLKEIL, from the coding sequence ATGGCTTATCTTGAGCTAAGAAATGTAAACAAATGGTTTGGAGATTTTCATGTCTTAAAAAATATTAACGAAACAATTGAAAAAGGAGAAGTTCTTGTTATCTGTGGCCCAAGTGGTTCTGGTAAAAGCACCTTAATTAGATGTATCAATAGGTTAGAAGAAATAGATAGAGGTGAAATTCTATTTGAGGGAAAAAATATCCACGATAAATCTGTAGATATTAATAATTTAAGAGCAGAAATTGGAATAGTTTTCCAACAATTTAATCTCTATCCACATTTAACAGTTTTAAAAAATATAACTCTTGCCCCCATTAAAGTCCGCAAAATGCCAAAAGATGAAGCAGAAAACATTGCTTTGGAACTTTTAGAACGGGTAGGAATAAAAGACCAGGCTCACAAATATCCAGCAGAACTTTCGGGAGGTCAACAACAACGAGTAGCAATAGCAAGAGCATTGGCAATGAAACCAAAGGTTATGCTCTTTGATGAACCCACCTCAGCTTTAGATCCAGAAATGATAAATGAAGTATTAAACGTCATGAAAGATCTGGCAAGAGATGGAATGACAATGCTCTGCGTAACCCATGAAATGGGATTTGCAAGAGAAGTTGCAGATAGAGTTATTTTTATGGATGGTGGAGAAATATTAGAAAGAGGTACTCCTGAACATTTCTTCACTAACCCAACCCATGAAAGGACTAAGGCATTTCTAAAAGAAATACTATAA